From the genome of Leifsonia sp. 1010:
GCGGGCGGAGACCGACATGAACGTCGTCGTGACCGGCCGCGGCCTCTTCGTCGAGGTGCAGGGCACCGCCGAGGGCGCGCCGTTCGACCGCGGCGAGTTGAACTCGCTCCTCGACCTCGCCCTCGCCGGCACGACCGAGCTCGCGGACATCCAGACGGCGGCCCTCGCCCCGGCGGCGACCGCGGAGGCCTGAGCGTGGTCCGCGTCGTCCTCGCAACGCACAACCAGCACAAGGCGCGCGAGTTCCAGCAGATCCTCGGCCGGGAGGTTCCTGGCCTCGAGATCGTCGCCTACGACGGTCCCGAGCCGGTGGAGGGCGGCGTCAGCTTCGAGGAGAACGCGCTGGTCAAGGCGCGCGCTGCCGTCGCGCACACGGGGCTCCCCGCACTCGCCGACGACTCGGGCATCTGCGTGGATGTGATGGGCGGCGCCCCAGGGATCTTCTCCGCCCGCTGGGCGGGCTCGCACGGCGACGCGGCCGCCAACCTGCGGCTGCTGCTCGATCAGCTGGCCGACATCCCGGACCCCGACCGCGGCGCGCATTTCACCGCGACGCTCGCGCTCGTCACGCCGGGCGGCGAGCCCACCGTGGTCCAGGGCATCTGGCCGGGAAGCATCGCCCGCGAGCCGCGGGGGGAGAACGGGCACGGCTACGATCCGATCTTCCTGCCCGACGGCCACGACGTGACGGCGGCGGAGCTGGAGCCCGCGGAGAAGAACGCGGAGAGCCACCGCGCCCGGGCGCTGTCGGCGATCGTCCCGGCGCTGCGCGAGCTCGGCGAGAGCTGAGAACGGCACTCATTCCCATCTAGGTCCGGGCCCTGGCGGTGGAGCGAACTTCTCCCTAGCGTAGAAGCTGAGATGAGTCACGACCACGGCCACACCGCCAACCGCAACCGCCTGCTGATCGCCATCGGCATCGTGGCGGTCGTGCTCGTCGTCGAGGTCGTCGGCGCGTGGGTGAGCGGCTCCCTGTCGCTGCTGGCGGACGCCGGCCACATGCTCAGCGACCTGGCCGGCCTCATCATCGCGCTGATGGCGACGATCGTGGCCGCGCGTCCGGCGACGGACCGGCAGACCTTCGGTTTCCGTCGGGCCGAGGTGTTCGGTGCGCTCATCAACGGCCTCATCCTGGTCGTCGTCGCGGTGACGGTCACCGTCGGCGCGATCGGGCGGCTGCTGGGCGGCGAGACCGAGGTGCACAGCATCCCGATGCTCGTCGTCGCCTCGATCGGCCTGGTCGCGAACTTCGGCGCCCTGCTGGTGCTCCGGCCCTCCGCCGGCCACTCCATCAACATGCGCGGGGCGTACCTGGAGGTGTTCGGCGATCTGGTCGGGTCGGCCACCGTCATCGTCGCGGCCGTCGTCATCCTGCTCACCGGCTTCACCCCGGCCGACGCGATCGCGTCGCTGCTGATCGCCGCCCTCATCGTGCCGCGGGCGTTCGTGCTGCTGCGCGACGTCGTGCGGGTGCTGAGCGAGGCCGCGCCGGCGGACACGGATGTGGCAGAGATCCGGGACCACATCCTCGGCACACCGGGCGTGGTGGCCGTGCACGACGTGCATGTCTGGGCGATCACGTCGGGAGCCCCGGTGTTCAGCGCGCACGTCGTCTGCGAGCCCGCGGTGTTCCGCGAGGGACGGACGGGCACCCTTCTCGACGAGCTCTCCGGCTGCCTGTCGAAGCACTTCGACGTGGAGCACTCCACCTTCCAGCTGGAGCCGGCGGAGCACGCGGCGCACGAGGACGAGTTCCACCGCTGACCCGCCCGGCGGCCTGTCGGCCCGCCACGATCGGAGCGCGCGCTGCTTCCGTCGGCGATGCGGCCCTGCGTGCCGCGTATCTCCATCCGCACCGCGGCCGGTCGGAGATTTGGGGCCCTTTTACCAACGCTGGGCCGGGTCGGAGTTTGCGCTGCTTGCGTCGGTGATGCGGCCCTGCCGCCCGCGCATCTCCGTCCGTACCGCGGTCGGTCGGAGATTTGGGACCCTTTCACCGACGCTGGGCCGGGTCGGAGTTTGCGCTGCTTGCGTCGTTTCTCCATCCGCACCGCGGTGCGTCGGAGATTTGGGGCTGTTTTACCGACGCTGAGCTGGGTCGGAGTTGGGGCTGCTTGCGTCGGCGATGCGGCCCTGCGGGCCGCGCGTCTCCATCCGCACCGCCGTCGGTCGGAGATTTGAGGCGGTTTTACCGACGCTGGGTTCGGTCGGAGGTTGCGCTGCTCGCGTCGGTGATGCGGCCCTGCGGGCCGCGTGTCTCCATCCGCACCGCGGTGCGTCGGAGATTTGGGGCTGTTTTACCGACGTTGGGCTCGGTCGGAGTTCTCGCCGCTTCCGTCGGAGGCGACGCGGCAGCCGTTGAGGCTGCCGCGTCGGCTCAGGCCTCCGGGTGCGTGGGCGCGGGTGCCGGCTGCTCGACGGCGGGGGCGGCGGCCGCGTTCTCGGCGGCCTTGCGCTTGGACTTGCGCACCGACTGGAAGTAGTGGAACAGGGTCGGCACCAGCGTGATGACGACCGCGCCGATCAGGATGACGTCGATGTAGCTCGAGACGAAGTTCGCCACCGGCGGGATGTAGCCGATCAGGTACCCGAAGAACGTCAGGCCGGCGCCCCAGAGCAGCGCGCCCAGGGCGTTGTAAAGCGAGTACTTCTTGTAGCTCATGTGACCGACGCCCGCGGCGACCGGCGCGAAGGTGCGCACGATCGGCACGAACCGGGCCACGATGACCGCGAGGGCGCCGAAGCGCTCGAAGAACTGGTTGGTGCGCCGCACGTTCTCCATCGAGAACAGTCCGGTCTCTTTGCGTTCGAAGATCCGTGGGCCGGCCTTGTGGCCGATGAGGTACCCCGCCTCACCGCCGAGGAACGCGGCGAACGCGATGGCGAGGCAGACCCACCAGATGTCGACCCCGAACACCAGTGAGGTGTGCGTCAGCAACCCCGAGATGATCAGCAGGGTGTCACCGGGCAGCAGGAAGCCGACCAGCAGACCGGTCTCGGCGAAGACGATTCCGCAGACCACCAGGAGCGCCCACGGACCCGCCGAGTGGATGATGGTGTTCGGGTCGAGCCACGGGATGAGGCCGGCGTGATGGATCACGGTTCTCCAGGAGGGATCGGTGGGAAAGCTGAGCCCGAGTTTAGCGTCGGCCGTGGGCTGGAAGCTGCACGAAGCGTGCGAATTCGGATCCGCCCGGGAAGATCATCCTGGGGTCGTACACGGTGCGGGAGAAGGGACTCGAACCCTCACGCCGAAGCACAGGAACCTAAATCCTGCGTGTCTGCCAGTTTCACCACTCCCGCAGTGCGCTGGGCGCGGCTACGACATTAGCTCATGGACGCGCGGAGCGACCTCCGTGCCGTACAGCTCGATCGAGCGCATGAGGTCGTCGTGGGGCAGCGTCCCGTTGCTCATCTTGATGTCGAAGCGGGAGGCGCCGAGCCCCTTCGCGGCGTAGGCGATCTTCTGCGCGACCGTCTCTGGCGAGCCGACGACGAGCGCGCCGTCCGGCCCCGCCTCGTGCTCGAAACGAGCGCGGGAGGCCGGCGGCCAGCCGCGCTCGCGGCCGATCCGGTTCGTCATCACCTCGTAGTGCGGCCACAGGATGTCCTTGGCCTCCTGGTCCGTCTCGGCGATGAAGCCGGGGGAGTGCACGCCGATCGGCAGGCTGGTGTCCTGCCCGAACTGCTCCAGCGCCTTGCGGTACAGCTCGGCGAGCGGCTGGAACCGCATCGGGCCGCCGCCGATGATGGCGAGCACGAGCGGGAAGCCGTAGTGCGCCGCGCGCACCACCGACTCCGGGCTGCCGCCGACACCGATCCACGTCTTCAGCAGGCCGTGCTCGACGTGCGGGTACACCGACTGCCCGTCCAGGGATGGACGTAGCTCGCCCGTCCAGGTGACCGGCTCCTGCTTGCGCACTTCGGCGAACAGGTTCAGCTTCTCCTCGAACAGCTCCTCGTACTTCGCGAGGTCGTACCCGAACAGCGGGAAGGACTCGATGAACGAGCCGCGCCCGAGGATGACCTCCGCGCGGCCTCCCGAGATGCCGTCGAGCGTCGCGAACCGCTGGAACACGCGCACCGGGTCGTCCGAGCTCAGCACCGTCACGGCGGACCCGAGGTGGATGCGCTCGGTCTGGCCCGCGATCGCCGCGAGCACGACCTCGGGCGCGGACACGGCGAAGTCCTCGCGGTGGTGCTCGCCGACACCGAAGAAGTCGAGGCCGACGCGGTCGGCCTGCACCCCTTCGGCCACGACGTTGCGCAGTGTCTGCGCCTGCGACAGCGGCTTCCCGTCGGCGTCCAGCGTCACGTCGCCGAACGTGTCGATCCCGAGTTCCAGCTTCCCGGCCATGTCATCCCTCGATTCATGCGTCTGCATGGAGAAGCGTATCCGGCCGCTCCTAAAATTTGGGCTTGAGCTGACTAGACGTTCGTGGCCTGCCGGATGAGGCGAGCTTTTATTTCGGCTGTGAGGCCTGACTCGCCGGCCTTCGCTCTCGTACCCAGCAGGACTCTCGCCTCATCCAGCGTGTCACGGATCTTGCGACGCACTACGTGGGGCGGCAATGAGACCAGCTCTCGTCGCAGAGCGTCGGACAACTCAATCAATTCCGCCGGCACCGCGTCGAGAATCGACATGTTCATCATCAGGGGTAGTACCTCTTCGGTGCTTCGGGAGAGCCGGGCGCGTACGGGCCCGACTGACAGGTAATGGATCATGAAGTCTGGGCTTATTGCGGGGCTCGAAGGCGGCCGCTCATCGAGCCGGTCGACTAGTTCGCGGCTCATTCTTAGTGCCGTGCTGTCCAAGGTGAGCCACCAGGTCTTGTAGCCGAATGTAGAGGTACGTTCGTTTCGACGCTCTCTTCGCATAACCGCGCCTAGGTAGTTTTCGACATCGTGGTTCACGAGCAGGGTGCGGGTGGTCAGGTCTAAAGGTTGGCCGCCATGGGCCGCGAGTCGTTTGTCTCGTTCGTCTCTGCGCTCCTGCCATACCTCGGCAACCATCGCGCGCAAGAGAGGGCTGGCTAGTTCGGCATACTCCTCAAGGCTTCCACGGCTGATGCCATGAAACTCGTTTAGGTAGTCTGCAATGTCGTCCTCCGGCCGCGACGTCCCGCAGAAGTTCTCGAGCCAGCTGTCGAAGCCGCTAATGGGTCTCCCGGAAAGGCGATAACAGCCGAGAAGAAAAGGCTCCTGGCCATAGAGGGCCCCGTTCTGCAAGCTCGACCTGGCGTACGCCTGGCACTTCGCGACGTGAGTGGCCAGCTCTTGCAATACCCCGCCTGTAACGTAAAGATCGAGTCCAGCCTCTCGTGCGGCGCTCAACAGGATGGTGTGCGACCGATCATCGTCCGCGAGAAGCGTCTCACCGAGCAGCGGCAATACGACATTTGTGTCCAGCCAAATATCGCCGTCTGAGAACATCTTGACGACAGCTGCTTGGACGTCGGGAGTTTCTCGGAGAAAGGCGAACAGCGTATAGGTGTCCGAAAGGTTACGGAGGTAGGCGCGAACCGAGTCAGGCGGTTCTACGAGCAGAGACTGGACAATCGAGATAATCAGCCGCGGATCGACGTCTTCGCTGTGCGTCGGTGGGCGCGACGATAGATCTGCGAATACAAGAGCCTCGATGTCCTCGAATCTGACGCTCGCCCCCTGCTCTTGCACCACAGCCTCGGCAAAGGTGGCGCCTCGACTTAGCAGGACACGCTCAAGGACGCTCCTACAACGCCCGACCACTTCGGACCTACTCACTCTTGGCTCTGAAGACGGTTCGTTTTCTACGATTCGTGACAGCATCAGGTCCAGCTGATTATTAAGTTCAACATCCATTATCTGAAACTCAGCAAGACGGTCTCTCAAACGGGTTCGCTCGTCCCACGTCAGGCAGAATTCGTCCTGCTTTGTCCAGTGCCGAACATGGACCTTTGTTAGTTTCGCCAGGGCCGAGTCGACCTCTGCCGTCAAGACAGCAATTGGGTGGGCTGGGAGGATCTCTTCAACTGCTTTGTGAATCTGCGCCCGAGGCATTCTCTGCTCGGAAGTTGTGTCCCGCAACACTGCACGGACGATGGCCTCGAAGCTGAGCCGCGTTAGCCCCTTGTCTCGAGCGTCGTCTTCCCATTGCAATCCGAGGTAGACGAACGCTGCCTTGGCCTCCAGATCATCCAGAGCCTGCCCCTGTCGATCAATCGAGGAGTCTGAGCCGATGTATGGGTCGGCAGCGAATTCACAAAACTCTTCGGCTTCTGCCTCACACATCGCGTCCCGGTTGCGGTTGGCTAAAAACCACTCCCGATCCCTGACGTCGAGGTAAATGTCCCACCGTTGGCGACAGGTACGGGCCAGATCGCGTGCGGCGGGTCCGATCTCCAGATTCGTCATGAAGATCAGCAGCCGAGTCTCGGGAGAAGTGGCCTGAAGCCTCTCGCAGGTTTGCTTGACCTTCGTCTCCCAATCTCGGCGCAGAGAAAACTGGCACGCGACATCAGGGTCGTCGGTCGGGACATACAGAGTTGCGTCGACTCCTCCGTCGCCGCTAGTGGCCGCCATGGGGCGGAGCGTTCGGTGCTCGGATGCAAGAAAGACCGTGGACAAGCGTTCGAATCGTCGCCAGTCGGCGCCTTCCAGATTCGAAAGTGCAAGCTTGAATCGCTCATATGTAGGCATCGCAAGTCCTCACAACTAGTGTGTCGGGACTATACAGAGTCCTCAGGACGGAGGTACACCCTCATCCGGGTGTCAGGCGGGGCGGGGTCTGCGCGGGACGTAGCGCGGGATGTAGCGGGCCAGCATCCCCGCGCCGACCAGTCCGAGCACGCCCATGACCCCGCTCGCGAACGAGATGGAGACGAGCGCGGTCAGCAGCGACACGAACAGGGGAGCGGCGGCCTGCCCGGCGTCGGCGGAGAACCGCCACGCGCCGAGGAACGGTGCGGGCCGGTCCTTCGGCGCCAGGTCTGCGCCGAGCGTCATCACGATGCCGGAGCCGATGCCGTTCGCCACCGAGAGGAACAGTGAGACGCCGATGTACCAGGCGACCGCCGAGCTCAGGTCGTGCGAGAAGGCGAGCACCAGGAAGCCGAGACCGAGGCCGAGCATCGACGGGATGGCGCTCCACATCCGCCCGAACCGGTCCATGATCTGCCCGCTGGCGTAGAACAGCGCGAAGTCGACGGCCCCGGCGAGACCGATGATCAGCGCCGTGTTCGACTCGCTCAGCCCGATGGATACGGCCCAGAGCGGCATCAGGACCGTGCGGGCGGAGCGGATCGCCGCCACGAGGGAGACGCCGGCGCCCATCCGGATGAGCACCTCGCGGAACGACCAGATGGTGCGGAACAGCCCGTGGGTGCGCTCCTCGGCGTCCTCCTCGCCGGTGGTCACCTGAGCACCCGATCCGTCGGTCACCCGCGCCGACGGCCCGAACATCTTCTCCGGGTCGGGGAGCGCCAAGAGCACGACGACCGAGCCGAGGCAGCTGATGATGAAGATCCAGAAGACGGACTGCGTCGACCCCGTCACGGCGATGACGGCCGACGCGATGAGCGGGCCGATGAACCATCCCGCGCGGAAGATGCCGCCGAGCGTCGACAGCGCCCGGGCGCGGTAGCGGGCGGGAACGTACGAAGTCATGAAGGCGTGGCGCGCGAGCGCGAAGACGGCGGTCGCGATGCCGACGAGGAAGATGCCGGCCATCAGCACCCAGTAGTTCGGCGCAAGAAGACAGATGACGACGCCGACGATCGCCACGACGGCCGCGCCGATCATGGAGGTGCGCTCGCCGACACGCGACACGACCCATCCACTCGGGATGTCTCCGGCGAGCTCGCCCAGCATCACCATGGAGGCGATGAAGCCGGCCATCGCGAGGCTCGCACCGAGGTTGCCGGCGGCGATGGGGATGATCGGGATGATCGCTCCCTCTCCGACGGAGAACAGCAGCGTCGGGAGGAAGGCGGCGAGCGCGACGGAGCGGAAGCTGAAGGGGCGCTCTTCGGAAGTCATTTCGTTAACACCGTACAACTTCCGCTCGCGGGCGCTCGATCCGGATGCAGGGTCGGCGTCGGGGGCGGCCCGGTAGGCTGGAGGACGACATGATCGAACTCGACCTCTCCTCCCAGATCGCCGACCTGCGGTCCACCTTCTCCGATATCACCGCGGTGGTCGACGTGGACCGTCTGCGCGCCGACATCGCCGACCTCAGCGAGAAGGCGGGAGCCCCCGACCTCTGGGACGACACCGCGAACGCCCAGAAGGTGACGAGCGCGCTCAGCCACCGCCAGTCGGAGCTGGCCCGCATCACCGCCATCGAGCGGCGCCTCGACGACCTTGAAGTTCTCGTCGAGCTGGCCAACGAGGCGGAGGACGAGGAGTCGGCGGCCGAGGCCCGCGCCGAGCTCCAGTCGCTGCAGACCGCGCTCGGCGACCTCGAGGTGCAGACGCTGCTGAGCGGCGAGTACGACGACCGCTCGGCCATCGTCACCATCCGCTCCGGCGCGGGCGGCGACGACGCCACCGACTTCGCCGAGATGCTCATGCGCATGTACCTGCGCTGGGCGGAGCAGCACAAGTACCCGGTCAAGGTCATGGACACGTCCTACGCCGAGGGCGCCGGCATCAAGTCGGCGACCTTCGAGGTGGATGCGCCCTACGCGTTCGGGACCCTGTCGGTCGAGGCCGGCACGCACCGCCTCGCCCGCATCAGCCCGTTCGGTTCGGCCGACAAGCGCCAGACGTCGTTCGCGGCCGTCGAGGTCATCCCGCTGATGGAGGAGGCGACCGAGGTCGAGATCCCGGAGGGCGACATCCGAGTGGATGT
Proteins encoded in this window:
- a CDS encoding LLM class flavin-dependent oxidoreductase; the protein is MAGKLELGIDTFGDVTLDADGKPLSQAQTLRNVVAEGVQADRVGLDFFGVGEHHREDFAVSAPEVVLAAIAGQTERIHLGSAVTVLSSDDPVRVFQRFATLDGISGGRAEVILGRGSFIESFPLFGYDLAKYEELFEEKLNLFAEVRKQEPVTWTGELRPSLDGQSVYPHVEHGLLKTWIGVGGSPESVVRAAHYGFPLVLAIIGGGPMRFQPLAELYRKALEQFGQDTSLPIGVHSPGFIAETDQEAKDILWPHYEVMTNRIGRERGWPPASRARFEHEAGPDGALVVGSPETVAQKIAYAAKGLGASRFDIKMSNGTLPHDDLMRSIELYGTEVAPRVHELMS
- the rdgB gene encoding RdgB/HAM1 family non-canonical purine NTP pyrophosphatase; amino-acid sequence: MVRVVLATHNQHKAREFQQILGREVPGLEIVAYDGPEPVEGGVSFEENALVKARAAVAHTGLPALADDSGICVDVMGGAPGIFSARWAGSHGDAAANLRLLLDQLADIPDPDRGAHFTATLALVTPGGEPTVVQGIWPGSIAREPRGENGHGYDPIFLPDGHDVTAAELEPAEKNAESHRARALSAIVPALRELGES
- a CDS encoding VTT domain-containing protein, yielding MIHHAGLIPWLDPNTIIHSAGPWALLVVCGIVFAETGLLVGFLLPGDTLLIISGLLTHTSLVFGVDIWWVCLAIAFAAFLGGEAGYLIGHKAGPRIFERKETGLFSMENVRRTNQFFERFGALAVIVARFVPIVRTFAPVAAGVGHMSYKKYSLYNALGALLWGAGLTFFGYLIGYIPPVANFVSSYIDVILIGAVVITLVPTLFHYFQSVRKSKRKAAENAAAAPAVEQPAPAPTHPEA
- the prfB gene encoding peptide chain release factor 2; the protein is MIELDLSSQIADLRSTFSDITAVVDVDRLRADIADLSEKAGAPDLWDDTANAQKVTSALSHRQSELARITAIERRLDDLEVLVELANEAEDEESAAEARAELQSLQTALGDLEVQTLLSGEYDDRSAIVTIRSGAGGDDATDFAEMLMRMYLRWAEQHKYPVKVMDTSYAEGAGIKSATFEVDAPYAFGTLSVEAGTHRLARISPFGSADKRQTSFAAVEVIPLMEEATEVEIPEGDIRVDVFRSSGPGGQSVNTTDSAVRITHLPTGLVVSMQNEKSQIQNRAAAMRVLQTRLLLLQKEEEAAKKKELAGTITASWGDQMRSYFLYGQQLVKDLRTGYESGNPSAVFDGDLDGFIAAGIRWRAGNKSGD
- a CDS encoding cation diffusion facilitator family transporter, with the protein product MSHDHGHTANRNRLLIAIGIVAVVLVVEVVGAWVSGSLSLLADAGHMLSDLAGLIIALMATIVAARPATDRQTFGFRRAEVFGALINGLILVVVAVTVTVGAIGRLLGGETEVHSIPMLVVASIGLVANFGALLVLRPSAGHSINMRGAYLEVFGDLVGSATVIVAAVVILLTGFTPADAIASLLIAALIVPRAFVLLRDVVRVLSEAAPADTDVAEIRDHILGTPGVVAVHDVHVWAITSGAPVFSAHVVCEPAVFREGRTGTLLDELSGCLSKHFDVEHSTFQLEPAEHAAHEDEFHR
- a CDS encoding MFS transporter; amino-acid sequence: MTSEERPFSFRSVALAAFLPTLLFSVGEGAIIPIIPIAAGNLGASLAMAGFIASMVMLGELAGDIPSGWVVSRVGERTSMIGAAVVAIVGVVICLLAPNYWVLMAGIFLVGIATAVFALARHAFMTSYVPARYRARALSTLGGIFRAGWFIGPLIASAVIAVTGSTQSVFWIFIISCLGSVVVLLALPDPEKMFGPSARVTDGSGAQVTTGEEDAEERTHGLFRTIWSFREVLIRMGAGVSLVAAIRSARTVLMPLWAVSIGLSESNTALIIGLAGAVDFALFYASGQIMDRFGRMWSAIPSMLGLGLGFLVLAFSHDLSSAVAWYIGVSLFLSVANGIGSGIVMTLGADLAPKDRPAPFLGAWRFSADAGQAAAPLFVSLLTALVSISFASGVMGVLGLVGAGMLARYIPRYVPRRPRPA